The region TATAAAGTACATTCAGTTTTTGAGAACTATCAAGATGTAATTTTGCTTGTAGATAAAGGTGAAAAACAAGTTTCAAGTACCCTTGGTCATAATTTAATGATCGATCATCCGTATGCAGAAAATCGTTTTAAGCAAGCGAATGAAAACTTAGGCAAAATGTCTAAAATTCTACAAGAAGGCGACATGAAAAATTTCATCAATTTAGTGGAAAGTGAGGCATTAACTTTACATGCCATGATGATGACTAGCGATCCTTATTTTATTTTGATGAAGCCTAACACGTTAGAAATTATCAATAAAATTTGGGAATACCGTCAAGAAAATAAGAGCAATATTTGTTTTACTTTAGATGCTGGTGCAAATGTACATGTGTTGTTCCCAGAAAATGAGAAGGAAGCCATTCATCAATTTATAAAGCAAGAGTTGTCTTTATATTGTGATAATAATCAGTATATTAGCGACCGAGTTGGTTTGGGAGCAAAAATACTCTCAAACTAACAAATTAAAAAAAGTATGAAAAAATCAGCTTTTCTTCTTATTGCGGTTGCTTTTTTAACCATTTCATCTACAAAACAAAAGGTTGTTTGGCTAGACAAAGATTTAAAAGAAACCAAACAATCTGAAGCTCTTTATTACAGGAATGTTTCTAATTTAAAAGGCGAAGTCACTTTTTATTTTAAGAGTAGAAATGTATATAGAAAAGTTTTTTATGCTTCTCAGAAGCTATCAGGTAATTTCTATGAGTACTATGCTTCTGGAGAATTAAAAGAAGTGGGTACATACGAAAACGGTGTTCGAGAGGGCAATTGGAAGTTGTATTATAAAAACGGAAAGATTAGACAAAAAGGGAGGTATTCAAATGGCGAAAAAGTAGGTGTTTGGAAAACTTTTTATAAAAATAATTAATAAATACGTATTCAGTTATTATTCGTATTTTTGTGTCATAAATGTAAAAAAATGAAAGGACCACTTTTTTATGCTAAAATTTTGCTTTTTGGTGAATATGGAATTATTAAAGACTCAAAAGGTTTAGCAATTCCGTTTAATGCTTACAGAGGGGCTTTAAAAACTTCCAATAATTTAGAAGGAAAACAAAAAGAATCCAACGAAAATCTGCATAAATTTTACAATTATATTTCAGCATTAAAATCAGATTTAATCTCTTTTGATTTAGCTAGTTTTAATTCAGATTTAGAGAAAGGAATGTACTTTGATTCTTCAATTCCGCAAGGGTATGGAGTGGGTAGTTCTGGAGCTTTAGTAGCTTCTATTTATGATGAATATGCCAACGATAAAATTACAGTTCTAGAAAATTTAACAAGAGATAAATTGTTGAAACTAAAAGCAATTTTTTCTTTAATGGAGTCTTTTTTCCATGGTAAAAGTTCGGGTTTAGATCCTTTAAACAGTTATTTAAGTTTACCAATTTTAATCAATTCTAAAGAAAATATAGAAGCAGCGGGAATTCCGTCTCAAAAAGAAGGAAAAGGAGCTGTGTTCTTATTAGATTCAGAACAAATTGGTGAAACAGAACCTATGGTGAACATTTTTATGAATAAAATGAAGAATGAAGGTTTTAGAAATATGTTGAGTGGGGAGTTTTCGAAACATACAGATGCATGTATCGAAAATTTTTTACAAGGTGATGCTACTTCTTTGTTTAAAAATGTAAAGAGTCTAAGCAAGGTGGTTTTAAAGAATTTTAAACCAATGATTCCTGATGCTTTTCATAAAGTTTGGGAAAAAGGTTTAAGAACAAACGATTACTATTTAAAGCTTTGTGGGTCAGGTGGTGGAGGTTATATCTTAGGATTCACCGAAGACTACGAAAAAGCTCAAAAAAGTTTGAAAGACTATAAATTAGAATTAGTTTATAGATTCTAAAACAACCTTTACTTAATGAATATCTCTAAAGCGAAAACTTTTTTTTATAAAATATTTAGCTTGTTATCGGTCGTTAGAGGATATAATATTTTGGTGCTCATTGTAGCACAATATTTAGCATCTATTTTTATATTTTCTCCAGAAAAGTCAATAAGCCACGTTGTTTTTGACATTCATTTATTTTATATTGTATTCGCTTCTGTTTGTGTTGTCGCTGCCGGTTATATCATCAATAATTTTTATGATGATAAAGTAGATAAAATTAATAGACCTTTAAAAACAGGTTTAGATAATTTTGTGAAACAAGAAACAAAGTTTAGGCTTTATTTTTTTCTAAATTTTTTGGGTTTTGTATTTGGTTTTTTTGTTTCATGGCGTGCTGCATTGTTTTTTGCCGTGTATATCTTTGGCATTTGGTTTTATTCTCATAAACTTAAGAAGTATCCTTTTACCGGGTTGTTCTCAGCAACTATTTTAACACTGATGCCTTTTTTTGTTATTTTTATCTACTATAAAAACTTCTCTGAAATCATTTTTATTCATGCTATTTTCTTGTTTTTGGTGATTATGGTGAGAGAATTAATTAAAGATTTACAAAACATGAAAGGAGCAATTGCCAATAATTATGCTACTTTTCCGGTAGTTTATGGCGAAATAAAAACAAAGAAATTATCTATTTTATTATTAGCTTTAACTTTAGTTCCGGCTGTTTATTTATTCAGTTATCCAGAATTAAGCGATATGAAATACTATTTTTATTTGGCTCTGGTCATACTTGTATTCGTAGCTTTTTATCTTTGGAAATCAACTGAAAGAAATCAATATCGATTTTTGCACAACGTTTTAAAGTTACTTCTTTTAATTGGTGTTTTTAGTTTGGTTTTTATTGATACTTCTCTTATATTAGAAAAAGTAATTGATAGATTGAATTAATTTTCAATTTAAGTACCTTTGCAAAAATTTTAATAATGAATTCAAAAAATAACTCGTCGCGAAGACGACAAGAAGGTAAAAAAAGTACACCTCTAAGCAGAAAACCAGCAAACAAAAAATCTGTAAAAAAGGAATTTAAAAAAATTACACCCACAAAGCCCTCTGATGTAACATCAGGAATCCGTCTAAACAAATACATTGCCAATTCAGGTGTCTGCTCAAGAAGAGAAGCAGATACGTATATAGAGCATGGTAGTGTTGAGGTAAACGGAAAATTAGTCACAGAAATGGGGTACAAAGTGCAGCCCGATGATGTTGTTCGTTTTGACGGAACTTCTATTTCTCCAGAGCAAAAGAAATACGTTCTTTTAAATAAACCTAAAAACTACATCACCACTATGGATGATGATCGTGGAAGAAAAACAGTGATGGAGTTGATTGCAAATTCGACTAAAGAAAGAATTTACCCTGTTGGTAGGTTAGATAGAAATACAACTGGATTATTATTGTTTACAAATGATGGTGATTTAGCAAAAAAACTAACACACCCGAAACATAATGTACGTAAACTATATCATGCCTCATTAGATAAAAAATTAGATTTAAAAGATTTAGAAAAACTTCGAGGAGAAGTGATTATTGAAGGAAGAAAAGTTTTTATTGATGCGGTTTCTTATGTTAATAACGAACCTAAATCTGAAGTGGGTATCGAAATTCATTCAGGAAGAAATAGAATTGTGCGTAAAATATTCGAAAGTTTAGGATATAAAGTAAACAAGCTAGATCGGGTAGTTTTTGCGGAGTTAACCAAAAAAAATCTACCAAGAGGAAGATGGAGAGAATTAACGAATCTCGAGGTTACCAATTTGAAAATGATGAAATAAGAATAGAATCCAGCTTTTTAGCTGGATTTTTTGATTCCTTAAATTTGTGTATCTTGAGGCAATAAAACGATGAAAATGTTAGACAAAGAATTTAGTGCTATTCAGCATTATATTAGTTTAAAAGACAAAGAGAATACAAGCGTTTCAAAAGGTAATGTTGCTTGGCATTTAGATCATTCCTTAAAAGTGATTAATAGCGTGTGCACTACTTTTAAAGCTTCAAAAGAATCGGAATATAAAAGGCAATTTAATGCTACACGTCTCCTTATATTTGCCTTGGGTTTTTTCCCTAGAGGTAAAGTAAAAGCTCCTAAACAGGTTACGCCACCAACAATAATTGAAAAAAAAGATCTAAAAAATCAGTTAAACGAAGCTATTAAAAATATAGAAGTGATTAAAAATCTTCATCCACATCAAAATTTTGTGCATCCTATTTTTAAACAATTAGATAGAAACCAAACCTTAAAGTTCTTAAAATTGCACACTACACATCACCTAAAAATTATTAAGGATATATTAAATTAAAGTTGTGAGTTTTATCATATTCATTATTTTGTTAGTTTTTTAAAACGGAATGCAGGGTGTCTGAAACTTGTTTTTGAAAATAGTTTCAGATGGCAGCTTTTAAATGTATAAAATAAAAAGAACAGCGTTTGACCCCTTAAAAATCATCAACCGTCTCCCTATAACTGTTTTAAAATTTGGTAATTTGAGCATTGGAGAAAAGTTTTTCCCAAAATTTATGTTCTTAATCGAATCCCTTTATGAGTCATTTGTGTAAGCAATTTTTAATTATTTTATTTTTAAGTTCAATTGGTTGTAAATTTTACAGCCAAACCCAGCCTATATTTAAAAAAATAGATCAGTCTCAAGGACTTTCAAGTTCTAAAATTACGGGTATTGTAAAAGAGAAAAATGGTTTTATTTGGATAAGTACACAAAACGGATTGAATAGATACGACGGTTTTAGTATCAAGGTTTATAATCAGCAAAACAGTACTATACAATCGAATGATATTTCAAGTCTTTATTTAGATCTAAAAAATAGAATTTGGTTAACGACTTATGGAAGTGGTTTAAATCTGTATGATAAAAAAAACGATCAGTTTATCTCCTTTAAAAATTCGCCAGAAGATTCTACGACTATAATTTCTAACAGAGTCAGTGCTATTCTAGAAGATTCACAAGGTCTTTTTTGGGTAGGAACTGAAAAAGGTTTAAGCTTATTTGATTACAAGTCGAATAAATTCTATTCCTACAGGGATACCCAGCAACTAAATATCATGAGTATTTGGGCAGATAAAAAGGGAAATCTGTGGCTTGGTACATTTGCCAATGGTCTTGTTTTTTTTAATACTAAAACCCGGAAAGTTGAAAGTTTACATGCAAAAAGCAATAAAATAACCAACTCCATTAACGCAATTACCCCGTTAAATTCCGATAAAATTTTATTGGGAACTTCAGGAAGTGGATTACTTGTTTTTGATCTAAAAACCCATCAATTAGCTAACTTTATGGATGATAATTTATCATTCATGAACAAAGTTAAAATTGTTCGTTCTATCAAAAAAGATCGGAAAGATCATTTATGGATTGGTACTGATGGTTATGGTTTGTTTGAAGTGCAATATCCAAATAGTAAAAAGCCCATTGTACATAATTATATGAATAACCCACAACTACCATTTTCGCTTTCAGGCAATGCGGTATATGTTATTTGTGAGGATGCTGATGAGAATATTTGGATAGGAACTGCTTGGAATGCCATTAGTGTTTTAGATACTAAAAATCAAACAGAAATCATGTTAAGTGATATTGATGGGTTAAACCTAAATCCGGTTTTGGCTATTTTTCAAAATGATTCTAACATTTATTTAGGGTTAGACGGCAATGGGTTTAATGTTTTTAATAAGAAAAATAAACAAGTAGATTTTTACGATTATGACAAAATTAAAGCAAAATATATTCAGAAAATTACCCAAACAAGAGATAAAAATATTTGGTTAGGAACTTTTGGTAATGGATTACTAAAATTCAATCCGAAGAATAAAAAGATAATCAAGTATAGTAATATTTATAAGGATACAACATCATTAAGTTTTAATGATGTAAGAGATATTGTGGAAGATGAAAAAGGTAATTTGTGGATTGCAACTTGGGGTGGTGGCTTAAATTATTTTGATACAAAAAAAGAAAAATTTACAAGATTTAAGATCTCTAATAACAACATAATTTCAATTTTAAAAGACCAAGAGAAGATTTGGATTACTTCTTATGGTGGCGGTTTAAGTTTGTTTGATGTGAAAACAAAAGAAGTAAAAAACTTTCGTTATCAAGAAAACGATTCCACCACAATTAGCAGTAATAATCTTTTTTCTATGCTTAAAGATAGTCGGGGCTATTTATGGATTGGTACTTCTGGAGCAGGAGTGAATAGAATACATATTGAAACGAATAAAGTTGAGCGGTTTCAAGATTTTGAGAATATCAAATACAAAACCATCACCTCTATTATTGAAGATGATGAGCACAATATATGGTTTGGTAGTAAACAAGGAATTGTAAAGTACAGTTATTCCAATAAAATCTTTACAACTTTTAACGAGTTATCAGGAGATTTTCATATCAATTCTGCCTTTAAAGATCAACAGGGTTTTCTGTATTTTGGTGGTATTGATGGTGTCGTAAAATTTGATCCGAAAACCATCAGTAATACTAATTTACAGCCATCAGTAAAGATTCGAAATTTCAAAATATTTAATAGAGACGTTGGTATTGGAGAAGATGAAATTTTAAAGAAAAATATTGAGCTTACCAAAGAAATTACACTAGAGCATTTTCACAATGTGCTCACATTCGAATTTTCTGCCCTTAAATTTCCTATTGCTAAGAACTGCGAATACGCCATAAAAATGGAGAATTTTGATGATGATTGGAGAAATATTGGAAAAGACAGAACGGCTACTTATACAAATTTATCACCCGGAAATTATATTTTTAAAGTAAAAAGTAGAGAAAATGGAGCTACTTGGTCAACCGATTATACGTCAATAAAATTAAAAATTTTAAAACCATATTGGCTCACTTGGTGGGCTTTTGGTTTTTATTTTATGGTATTTTTAGTGATGTTGCATTTCATTAGAAAATATATAATGGCTTGGGGCGCATTAAAATCTAGTTTCGAACTAGAGAAACTTAGGCATGAAAAAGACAATGAGTTATACAATTCTAAACAGCAATTTTTTACGAACATTTCTCATGAAATAAGAACTCCTTTAACGCTTATTTTAAGTTCTATCAATCGGCTGTTTGATGCTGATAAAAAGGATAACAAACAAATGAAGGCAGCGCATACCATTAGACGAAATAGCAATCTATTACTAAGATTAGTGAACGAGCTTTTGGATGTTCGGAAATTAGAGACAAATGACATTCATTTACAGGTTTCTAAAAATGAATTTGTCTCTTTTGCGAAAGAAATTTTTGGGTCGTTCGTAGATATTGCTTCAGATAGAACTATTGAGTATAATTTTAAAACAGAACAAACCGCCTTATTTATCTGGTTTGATAAGAATCAACTCGAAAAAGTGATTTTTAATTTATTATCAAATGCTTTTAAATTTACCAATAATCAGGGCAAGATTGAATTTGAAATAGTGGCTACTGATAAAGAAGTTGTTTTTTATGTCCATGATAATGGAATTGGTTTGTCTTCAGAGGAACAA is a window of Polaribacter litorisediminis DNA encoding:
- a CDS encoding pseudouridine synthase, giving the protein MNSKNNSSRRRQEGKKSTPLSRKPANKKSVKKEFKKITPTKPSDVTSGIRLNKYIANSGVCSRREADTYIEHGSVEVNGKLVTEMGYKVQPDDVVRFDGTSISPEQKKYVLLNKPKNYITTMDDDRGRKTVMELIANSTKERIYPVGRLDRNTTGLLLFTNDGDLAKKLTHPKHNVRKLYHASLDKKLDLKDLEKLRGEVIIEGRKVFIDAVSYVNNEPKSEVGIEIHSGRNRIVRKIFESLGYKVNKLDRVVFAELTKKNLPRGRWRELTNLEVTNLKMMK
- a CDS encoding toxin-antitoxin system YwqK family antitoxin, which codes for MKKSAFLLIAVAFLTISSTKQKVVWLDKDLKETKQSEALYYRNVSNLKGEVTFYFKSRNVYRKVFYASQKLSGNFYEYYASGELKEVGTYENGVREGNWKLYYKNGKIRQKGRYSNGEKVGVWKTFYKNN
- a CDS encoding hybrid sensor histidine kinase/response regulator transcription factor, encoding MSHLCKQFLIILFLSSIGCKFYSQTQPIFKKIDQSQGLSSSKITGIVKEKNGFIWISTQNGLNRYDGFSIKVYNQQNSTIQSNDISSLYLDLKNRIWLTTYGSGLNLYDKKNDQFISFKNSPEDSTTIISNRVSAILEDSQGLFWVGTEKGLSLFDYKSNKFYSYRDTQQLNIMSIWADKKGNLWLGTFANGLVFFNTKTRKVESLHAKSNKITNSINAITPLNSDKILLGTSGSGLLVFDLKTHQLANFMDDNLSFMNKVKIVRSIKKDRKDHLWIGTDGYGLFEVQYPNSKKPIVHNYMNNPQLPFSLSGNAVYVICEDADENIWIGTAWNAISVLDTKNQTEIMLSDIDGLNLNPVLAIFQNDSNIYLGLDGNGFNVFNKKNKQVDFYDYDKIKAKYIQKITQTRDKNIWLGTFGNGLLKFNPKNKKIIKYSNIYKDTTSLSFNDVRDIVEDEKGNLWIATWGGGLNYFDTKKEKFTRFKISNNNIISILKDQEKIWITSYGGGLSLFDVKTKEVKNFRYQENDSTTISSNNLFSMLKDSRGYLWIGTSGAGVNRIHIETNKVERFQDFENIKYKTITSIIEDDEHNIWFGSKQGIVKYSYSNKIFTTFNELSGDFHINSAFKDQQGFLYFGGIDGVVKFDPKTISNTNLQPSVKIRNFKIFNRDVGIGEDEILKKNIELTKEITLEHFHNVLTFEFSALKFPIAKNCEYAIKMENFDDDWRNIGKDRTATYTNLSPGNYIFKVKSRENGATWSTDYTSIKLKILKPYWLTWWAFGFYFMVFLVMLHFIRKYIMAWGALKSSFELEKLRHEKDNELYNSKQQFFTNISHEIRTPLTLILSSINRLFDADKKDNKQMKAAHTIRRNSNLLLRLVNELLDVRKLETNDIHLQVSKNEFVSFAKEIFGSFVDIASDRTIEYNFKTEQTALFIWFDKNQLEKVIFNLLSNAFKFTNNQGKIEFEIVATDKEVVFYVHDNGIGLSSEEQKKIFQRFYQVKYTHTEKNKGFGLGLSIVKDIVKLHKGAINVSSEYKKGSSFEVKLLKGNDHFRDSTASISEDLQENNTMDALQKKISNRKKTLGTILIAEDNLDIQDSLKEILEQENYHILQAFDGVQALKIASTSLPDLIISDVMMPNMDGFELAKKIKSSGITSHIPIIILTAKTASKDKAEGYETGADAYIEKPYDEDILKSRIKNILKNRKLLKQKFLGSDLLNPKEIAINSKDQLFLENLYKILEENLQANNLKSQVIAQQLNMSYSSLYKKIKSLTGLTYMEFIRDYRLSIAKQLISEMGYSVSEACYKVGYSDRKYFSKLFKNKFKENPSYYLKSR
- a CDS encoding mevalonate kinase family protein, which produces MKGPLFYAKILLFGEYGIIKDSKGLAIPFNAYRGALKTSNNLEGKQKESNENLHKFYNYISALKSDLISFDLASFNSDLEKGMYFDSSIPQGYGVGSSGALVASIYDEYANDKITVLENLTRDKLLKLKAIFSLMESFFHGKSSGLDPLNSYLSLPILINSKENIEAAGIPSQKEGKGAVFLLDSEQIGETEPMVNIFMNKMKNEGFRNMLSGEFSKHTDACIENFLQGDATSLFKNVKSLSKVVLKNFKPMIPDAFHKVWEKGLRTNDYYLKLCGSGGGGYILGFTEDYEKAQKSLKDYKLELVYRF
- a CDS encoding DUF1569 domain-containing protein; translated protein: MLDKEFSAIQHYISLKDKENTSVSKGNVAWHLDHSLKVINSVCTTFKASKESEYKRQFNATRLLIFALGFFPRGKVKAPKQVTPPTIIEKKDLKNQLNEAIKNIEVIKNLHPHQNFVHPIFKQLDRNQTLKFLKLHTTHHLKIIKDILN
- a CDS encoding geranylgeranylglycerol-phosphate geranylgeranyltransferase, with the protein product MNISKAKTFFYKIFSLLSVVRGYNILVLIVAQYLASIFIFSPEKSISHVVFDIHLFYIVFASVCVVAAGYIINNFYDDKVDKINRPLKTGLDNFVKQETKFRLYFFLNFLGFVFGFFVSWRAALFFAVYIFGIWFYSHKLKKYPFTGLFSATILTLMPFFVIFIYYKNFSEIIFIHAIFLFLVIMVRELIKDLQNMKGAIANNYATFPVVYGEIKTKKLSILLLALTLVPAVYLFSYPELSDMKYYFYLALVILVFVAFYLWKSTERNQYRFLHNVLKLLLLIGVFSLVFIDTSLILEKVIDRLN